From Coturnix japonica isolate 7356 chromosome 1, Coturnix japonica 2.1, whole genome shotgun sequence, the proteins below share one genomic window:
- the LOC107313574 gene encoding LOW QUALITY PROTEIN: PHD finger protein 7-like (The sequence of the model RefSeq protein was modified relative to this genomic sequence to represent the inferred CDS: inserted 1 base in 1 codon) has translation MSNRKRKASSSEEPVCMLCGRADVDPNICGHMIHQSGIHVHWLCLDLASTVNEARGTRSGSEGRLPLAAIRRAAKEATRKQCCVCGERGATIACAERGCERSFHLPCXQDGECITQFFGQRRSFCSEHRPRQEAQEAPPEGTNCLMCLEPVGDTVSYHTMVCPACRHAWFHRACIQQLARSAGAFCFQCPSCRNFEDFIVEMALLGIRIPVREPEWEQNDAYASLLQRHSRCDASECLYPGGREQAERTGPWQLILCSSCAAEGTHRRCSHLSNTTARWECNSCAGLGTGKRQSTVP, from the exons ATGTCCAATAGGAAGAGGAAGGCCTCCAGCTCGGAGGAGCCAG TGTGCATGCTGTGTGGCCGGGCAGATGTCGACCCGAACATCTGTGGGCACATGATTCATCAGAGTGGAATTCACGTCCATTGGTTGTGCTTG GATCTTGCCAGCACCGTTAATGAAGCAAGAGGGACACGGTCGGGAAGTGAGGGCCGCCTCCCTCTTGCTGCCATCAGACGTGCAGCCAAAGAGGCAACCAGGAAG CAATGCTGTGTTTGTGGAGAGAGGGGTGCTACCATCGCATGCGCAGAGAGAGGCTGTGAGCGCAGCTTCCACCTGCCCT GCCAGGATGGGGAATGCATCACCCAGTTCTTTGGGCAACGCAG gtccttctgttCGGAGCACCGTCCTCGCCAGGAAGCTCAGGAAGCTCCACCTGAAGGCACCAACTGCCTCATGTGCCTGGAGCCTGTGGGGGACACTGTGTCCTACCACACCATGGTGTGTCCAGCGTGCAGACACGCCTGGTTCCACCGGGCCTGCATCCAG caaCTGGCCAGGAGTGCTggtgctttctgtttccagtgcCCCAGCTGTCGGAATTTCGAAGATTTCATAGTAGAAATGGCCCTGCTGGGGATCCGAATCCCAGTCAG AGAGCCAGAATGGGAGCAGAATGATGCATACGCATCACTTCTACAGAGGCACAGCCGCTGCGATGCCAGCGAGTGCCTTTACCCTGgaggcagagagcaggcagagagAACAGG ACCCTGGCAGCTGATcctgtgcagctcctgtgctgctgaggggaCCCACCGTCGTTGCTCCCACTTGAGTAACACAACAGCCAGGTGGGAGTGCAACAGCTGTGCTGGCCTGGGAACCGGTAAGAGGCAATCAACCGTACCGTAG